A genomic window from Tolypothrix sp. PCC 7910 includes:
- a CDS encoding NADP-dependent isocitrate dehydrogenase, with protein sequence MYDKITPPTKGEKITFKNGEPVVPDNPIIPFIRGDGTGIDIWPATQKVLDAAVAKAYNGKRQISWFKVYAGDEACDLYGTYQYLPQDTLTAIQEYGVAIKGPLTTPVGGGIRSLNVALRQIFDLYACVRPCRYYAGTPSPHKNPEKLDVIVYRENTEDIYLGIEWRQGSEIGDRLIKILNEELIPATPEHGKKQIPLDAGIGIKPISKKGSQRLVRRAIKHALLLPKNKQQVTLVHKGNIMKYTEGAFRDWGYELATTEFRQETVTERESWILSNKEKNPNLSLEDNARQVDPGFDALTPEKQAQIVKEVETVLNTIWDSHGNGKWKDKIMVNDRIADSIFQQIQTRPDEYSILATMNLNGDYLSDAAAAIVGGLGMGPGANIGDSCAVFEATHGTAPKHAGLDRINPGSVILSGVMMLEFMGWQEAADLIKKGLGNAIANRQVTYDLARLLEPQVQPLKCSEFADAIIQHFG encoded by the coding sequence ATGTACGACAAGATTACCCCCCCGACAAAGGGTGAAAAAATTACCTTTAAGAATGGTGAGCCTGTTGTCCCTGATAACCCAATTATCCCCTTTATCCGGGGCGATGGAACGGGTATAGATATCTGGCCTGCTACCCAAAAAGTACTGGATGCGGCGGTAGCAAAGGCATATAACGGTAAGCGTCAAATTAGTTGGTTTAAGGTTTACGCTGGGGATGAAGCTTGTGATTTATACGGTACATACCAGTATTTACCCCAAGATACTCTCACAGCTATTCAAGAATATGGTGTTGCTATTAAAGGCCCTTTGACCACTCCTGTCGGGGGCGGTATTCGGTCTTTAAATGTGGCTCTAAGACAAATTTTTGACTTGTATGCTTGCGTGCGTCCTTGCCGCTATTATGCAGGTACACCCTCACCCCACAAAAATCCCGAAAAGCTAGATGTGATTGTTTATCGGGAAAACACAGAAGATATTTATTTGGGGATTGAGTGGCGACAAGGTAGCGAAATAGGCGATCGCTTAATTAAAATTCTCAATGAGGAATTGATCCCCGCCACCCCAGAACATGGGAAAAAGCAGATTCCCCTCGATGCTGGTATTGGCATCAAACCCATTAGTAAAAAGGGTTCCCAGCGCTTAGTCCGCCGTGCCATCAAACACGCCTTGTTATTGCCCAAAAACAAGCAACAGGTGACTTTGGTGCATAAGGGCAACATCATGAAATACACCGAAGGCGCTTTCCGTGATTGGGGTTATGAACTAGCAACCACCGAATTTCGCCAAGAAACGGTCACCGAACGGGAATCTTGGATTCTAAGTAATAAGGAGAAAAACCCCAATCTTTCCTTAGAAGACAACGCCCGTCAAGTTGACCCTGGATTTGATGCCCTAACTCCAGAGAAACAAGCGCAAATTGTCAAGGAAGTTGAAACTGTTCTTAACACAATTTGGGACAGCCACGGCAACGGCAAGTGGAAAGATAAAATCATGGTCAATGACCGGATTGCTGACAGTATTTTTCAACAAATCCAAACCAGACCCGATGAATATTCGATTCTGGCGACCATGAATTTAAACGGCGATTACCTATCCGATGCGGCTGCTGCCATTGTGGGCGGCTTAGGAATGGGGCCAGGGGCAAATATTGGCGATTCCTGCGCCGTCTTTGAAGCAACCCACGGTACCGCACCCAAACACGCCGGCTTAGATCGGATCAATCCTGGTTCGGTAATTTTGTCTGGGGTGATGATGCTAGAGTTTATGGGTTGGCAAGAAGCCGCAGACCTGATCAAGAAAGGCTTAGGGAATGCGATCGCCAATCGTCAAGTCACCTACGATTTAGCACGTTTACTCGAACCACAAGTACAGCCCTTAAAGTGTTCTGAATTTGCCGATGCAATTATTCAGCATTTTGGGTAA
- a CDS encoding diflavin flavoprotein — MNLLTKTLQTPASPGLLTIETVEIAPQTTAIRCLDWDRERFDIEFGLRNGTTYNSFLIRDEKVALIDTSHRKFEQLYLELITGLIDPTKIDYLIVSHTEPDHSALVKDILQLAPNITIVAAKVAIQFLENMVHQPFKSIQVKSGQRLALGDGHELEFISAPNLHWPDTILTFDHQTGILYTCDVFGMHYCDDHTYDENFNVIEDDFKYYYDCLMGPNARSVLAALKRIENLEIGTVATGHGPLLKNYIPEWLGRYKNWSLEQAKTETLVALFYAEDYGYSEHLVRTIAHGCTRTGVAVELVDINSVEPQEVRELVGQAAGLIISMPAQNAVNAQAAISIILAAAHNKQSIGLLESGGGEDEPVYPLRNKFQELGLTEAFPPILVKEAPTASLEQLCDEAGTDLGQWLTRDRTIKQIKSINTDLEKALGRISNGLYIITAKKGEVQSAMFASWVTQASLNPLGVAIAVSKDRAIESLMHVGDRFVLNVLEEGNYQGLMKHFLKRFPPGGDRFAGIKTYPATNGSPILAEALAYMECEITSRMDCGDHWIIYSTVHTGRVAKVNALTAVHHRKIGNHY, encoded by the coding sequence ATGAACTTACTCACAAAAACCCTGCAAACGCCCGCTTCTCCAGGGCTTTTGACAATTGAAACAGTAGAAATTGCACCCCAAACAACTGCTATTCGTTGCCTTGACTGGGATAGAGAACGTTTTGATATTGAATTTGGATTAAGGAATGGTACAACCTATAATTCTTTCTTAATTCGGGATGAAAAAGTTGCTTTAATTGATACTTCTCATCGCAAATTTGAGCAGTTATACTTAGAATTAATTACAGGATTAATTGACCCAACAAAAATAGATTACTTAATTGTCAGCCACACCGAACCCGATCATAGCGCTTTAGTTAAGGACATCTTACAATTAGCCCCCAACATCACCATTGTGGCGGCGAAGGTCGCAATTCAATTTCTAGAAAACATGGTGCACCAGCCATTTAAATCCATCCAGGTGAAAAGTGGACAGCGTTTAGCATTAGGCGATGGGCACGAATTAGAATTTATCTCTGCGCCTAACTTACATTGGCCCGATACAATTTTGACTTTCGATCATCAAACAGGCATTCTCTACACCTGCGATGTATTTGGAATGCACTACTGCGACGATCACACCTATGATGAGAACTTTAATGTCATCGAAGATGATTTTAAATATTACTATGATTGTTTGATGGGGCCGAATGCCCGCTCTGTATTAGCAGCTTTAAAGCGGATTGAAAATTTAGAAATTGGTACCGTTGCAACCGGACACGGGCCTTTACTGAAAAACTATATCCCCGAATGGCTGGGACGGTATAAAAACTGGAGTTTAGAACAAGCAAAAACAGAGACATTAGTCGCGCTATTTTATGCCGAAGATTACGGCTATAGCGAACATTTAGTGAGAACGATCGCGCATGGCTGCACGAGAACAGGTGTAGCAGTAGAATTAGTTGATATCAACAGCGTCGAACCGCAAGAAGTCCGGGAATTAGTAGGACAAGCGGCTGGGTTAATTATTAGTATGCCTGCTCAAAATGCAGTTAATGCTCAAGCGGCAATCAGCATAATTTTAGCGGCGGCTCATAATAAACAAAGCATTGGTTTATTAGAATCAGGTGGCGGCGAAGATGAACCTGTTTATCCCTTACGCAATAAGTTTCAGGAATTAGGATTAACAGAAGCCTTCCCGCCAATTTTAGTAAAAGAAGCTCCCACAGCTTCCTTAGAACAACTCTGTGATGAAGCGGGTACAGATCTGGGGCAATGGTTAACCCGCGATCGCACCATCAAACAAATCAAATCCATCAATACAGATTTAGAGAAAGCCTTAGGCAGAATTAGCAACGGACTCTACATTATTACTGCCAAAAAAGGAGAAGTTCAAAGTGCAATGTTCGCTTCTTGGGTAACCCAAGCCAGCTTAAATCCTTTAGGAGTAGCAATCGCTGTTTCCAAAGACCGCGCTATTGAATCATTAATGCACGTAGGCGATCGCTTTGTTCTCAATGTTCTAGAAGAAGGCAATTACCAAGGCTTAATGAAACATTTCCTCAAGCGTTTTCCTCCAGGTGGCGATCGCTTTGCCGGAATCAAAACCTATCCAGCCACCAACGGATCGCCTATTTTAGCTGAAGCCTTAGCCTATATGGAATGCGAAATCACCAGTCGCATGGATTGTGGCGACCATTGGATTATTTACAGCACCGTCCACACTGGCAGAGTTGCCAAAGTCAACGCCCTCACCGCCGTCCACCACCGCAAAATTGGCAATCATTACTAA
- a CDS encoding transposase family protein, with amino-acid sequence MISIFDYIQKYPRRAKQLLGISYDQFTDLVNYAKNSHEEEQLKLEQKKVRIHRRGGGRKELLSIPEQVCLCLFYLRQIPTFEVLGIMFGISKTLSNDTFHYWRKILRKILPSSLIEQVENKEGDLLIIQEILTNFKLLVDSVEQPIDRPSDNEEQKKFFSGKKKQHTIKNQIVSLPEGKDIIDVTVGSPGPTADIKLFREQQTKFDEKQEFTGDKAYQGGNNITTPHKKKRKQQLNEQQKEENKALSSKRIFVEHLIRIVKIFQVASQRFRLNADVYNEIVLLVCGLVRLRIGTFVLPNSAIN; translated from the coding sequence ATGATTAGTATATTTGATTATATACAAAAGTATCCACGAAGAGCAAAGCAACTTTTGGGGATTAGTTATGACCAATTTACTGACCTTGTAAACTATGCTAAAAACAGTCATGAAGAAGAACAACTCAAATTGGAACAGAAGAAAGTTAGAATACATCGTCGTGGAGGTGGACGCAAAGAATTATTATCCATCCCAGAACAAGTATGTTTGTGCTTGTTTTATCTGAGACAAATACCCACATTTGAAGTTTTAGGAATAATGTTTGGTATATCAAAAACTTTATCTAATGATACTTTTCATTACTGGAGAAAAATATTACGTAAGATTCTCCCTTCTAGTTTAATAGAGCAAGTAGAAAATAAAGAAGGAGATTTGCTCATTATACAAGAAATATTAACGAATTTTAAGTTGCTAGTTGATAGCGTAGAACAGCCTATAGATAGACCATCTGACAACGAAGAACAGAAAAAGTTCTTTTCGGGAAAGAAAAAACAGCATACTATAAAAAACCAGATAGTTTCCTTGCCAGAGGGAAAAGATATTATTGATGTTACAGTAGGCTCTCCAGGGCCAACAGCAGACATAAAATTATTTAGAGAGCAACAAACAAAATTTGATGAAAAACAAGAATTTACGGGAGATAAAGCGTATCAAGGTGGGAATAATATTACTACCCCTCATAAGAAGAAAAGAAAACAACAATTAAATGAACAACAAAAAGAAGAAAATAAAGCTCTATCAAGTAAGCGTATATTTGTTGAGCATTTAATACGTATTGTAAAAATTTTCCAAGTGGCATCACAAAGATTTAGATTAAATGCTGATGTTTATAATGAAATAGTTTTGTTAGTTTGTGGTCTAGTAAGACTGCGAATTGGCACTTTCGTATTACCGAATAGCGCCATAAATTAG
- a CDS encoding GUN4 domain-containing protein, with translation MTDPMIVSGTANDIDSLRRTLIAGSLQVQQQTIPKLAELGDAGLDVLMEFLQKRSDTPATWIDGKAYQVLYNSDAPKAKEFLLSHFPEGIVPLKSDCGINYNSLQQLLAAQDFQAADRVTIEKMCELAGPTALQRKWLYFTEVENFPSVDLHTINNLWVVHSEGKFGFSIQREIWLGLGKNWDNFWSKIHWKNGNNWTRYPNEFTWDLSAPRGHLPLSNQLRGVRVIASLFAHPAWK, from the coding sequence ATGACAGACCCAATGATTGTATCAGGCACTGCTAATGACATCGACTCCCTCCGAAGAACGCTAATCGCTGGGTCTCTTCAAGTTCAACAGCAAACAATCCCCAAGTTAGCTGAGTTGGGTGATGCGGGATTAGATGTATTGATGGAATTTTTACAGAAACGTAGTGATACCCCAGCAACTTGGATTGATGGCAAGGCCTATCAAGTACTCTACAACTCTGATGCACCTAAAGCCAAAGAATTTTTGCTTTCCCATTTTCCTGAGGGAATTGTACCTCTAAAATCAGATTGTGGGATTAATTACAATTCCTTGCAACAATTGCTTGCCGCCCAAGACTTCCAAGCAGCCGATCGCGTAACCATCGAAAAAATGTGTGAACTAGCAGGGCCAACGGCATTACAAAGAAAATGGTTGTATTTTACCGAAGTAGAAAATTTTCCCTCGGTTGACTTACATACTATTAATAATCTGTGGGTAGTTCACTCTGAAGGCAAGTTTGGGTTTTCCATTCAGCGAGAAATATGGTTAGGTTTAGGTAAAAATTGGGACAATTTCTGGTCAAAAATCCATTGGAAAAATGGCAATAATTGGACTAGATACCCTAATGAATTTACCTGGGATTTAAGTGCACCTAGAGGTCACTTACCCCTTTCTAACCAACTCCGTGGGGTGCGAGTCATTGCTTCGTTATTTGCTCATCCTGCTTGGAAGTAG
- a CDS encoding NAD(P)H-quinone oxidoreductase subunit H, with protein sequence MARIETRTEPMVLNMGPHHPSMHGVLRLIVTLDGEDVIDCEPVIGYLHRGMEKIAENRTTIMYVPYVSRWDYAAGMFNEAVTVNAPEKLAGVAVPKRASYIRVIMLELNRIANHLLWFGPFLADVGAQTPFFYQFREREMIYDLWEAATGYRMVNNNYFRVGGVAVDLPYGWVDKCLEFCDYFIPKVDEYEKLVTNNPIFRRRIEGIGTITREEAINWGLSGPMLRASGVKWDLRKVDHYECYDDFDWDVQWETAGDCFARYVVRMREMRESVKIIRQAIKGLPGGPYENLEAKRLAAGKKSEWDAFDYQYIGKKVSPSFKIPKGEIYARVESGKGELGIYMVGDDNVFPARWKIRAADFNNLQILPHLLRGMKVADIVVILGSIDVIMGSVDR encoded by the coding sequence ATGGCAAGAATAGAAACCCGCACAGAACCAATGGTGCTGAATATGGGGCCGCACCATCCCTCAATGCACGGGGTTTTGCGGTTAATTGTTACCTTGGATGGCGAGGATGTCATTGATTGTGAACCAGTGATTGGCTACCTGCACCGGGGAATGGAAAAAATTGCGGAAAATCGCACCACTATTATGTACGTTCCCTATGTGAGTCGTTGGGACTACGCAGCGGGGATGTTTAACGAAGCGGTTACCGTCAACGCCCCAGAAAAATTGGCAGGTGTCGCTGTACCCAAACGCGCCAGCTACATTCGCGTCATTATGCTGGAATTGAACCGTATTGCTAACCACTTGCTGTGGTTTGGCCCATTTCTAGCAGACGTAGGCGCTCAAACTCCCTTCTTCTATCAATTCCGCGAACGGGAGATGATTTATGATTTATGGGAAGCAGCCACCGGTTATCGGATGGTAAATAACAATTATTTCCGCGTTGGTGGTGTAGCAGTTGACTTACCTTATGGTTGGGTCGATAAGTGCTTAGAATTCTGTGACTACTTTATCCCCAAAGTTGATGAATACGAAAAGTTAGTTACCAATAACCCCATCTTCCGCCGTCGGATTGAGGGAATTGGTACTATCACCCGTGAAGAAGCGATTAACTGGGGACTTTCTGGCCCTATGTTACGTGCTTCTGGCGTGAAGTGGGACTTACGGAAAGTAGACCACTATGAATGCTACGACGATTTTGATTGGGATGTACAGTGGGAAACAGCAGGCGATTGCTTTGCCCGTTACGTGGTGCGGATGCGGGAAATGCGCGAATCTGTGAAGATTATTCGCCAAGCTATTAAAGGACTTCCTGGTGGCCCTTATGAAAACCTAGAAGCCAAGCGTTTAGCGGCTGGGAAAAAATCGGAATGGGATGCTTTTGATTACCAGTATATTGGTAAAAAAGTTTCTCCATCCTTTAAGATTCCCAAAGGTGAAATTTACGCCCGTGTTGAAAGCGGTAAAGGTGAACTGGGAATTTATATGGTAGGCGATGATAACGTGTTCCCTGCACGTTGGAAAATTCGCGCCGCCGATTTCAACAACCTGCAAATTCTGCCTCATTTACTCCGTGGTATGAAAGTAGCAGATATTGTGGTAATTCTCGGTAGCATTGACGTAATTATGGGTTCTGTTGATCGATAA
- a CDS encoding diflavin flavoprotein, which yields MSTATLTPNRSRDVQLAEIGTNTLILRSRTWERLKFEVEYSRQKGTTANSYLIQADKKVLIDPPGESFTEIFLAELAQNLDFTTLDYIVLGHINPNRRATLKVLLSLAPQVTLICSRPAANALKTAFPEWESRIQSVRSEDTLDLGQGHLLSFISVPTPRWADGLCIYDSATKILYTDKFFGAHICEDALFDEDWKALDAERRYYFDCLHAPQAKQVEAALDKLAIFGAKSYAPAHGPVVRYSLSRFTYDYRQWCQGQKSQELSVALLYASAYGNTAILASAIAQGLIENGINVESINCELADAAEITRVVEACDGLIIGSPTLGGHAPTQIQTALGIVLAAGAKTKLAGVFGSYGWSGEAIDLIESKLKDANYGLGFETIRVRFSPTPYVLQQCQDAGATFAQTLKKTKKLRTSRQVVTEAQVDRTEQAVGRIIGSLCVVTTRDRDNHKGILTSWISQATFNPPGIMIAIAQEQNVDLMRHPGDKFVLNILKEGRNVRRYFSRNSSLGENPFANLPTQTAENGCLILNEALAYLECTVQNQLECGDRYLIYAVVNRGEVLENDGFTAIEHRNSGSQY from the coding sequence ATGTCCACCGCCACCCTAACCCCCAACCGTTCTCGAGATGTTCAGTTAGCCGAAATTGGTACAAATACGCTAATATTGCGATCGCGTACTTGGGAACGTCTCAAATTTGAGGTTGAATATTCCCGACAAAAGGGAACTACGGCAAATTCTTATTTGATTCAAGCTGATAAAAAGGTTTTAATTGACCCTCCTGGTGAGTCTTTTACGGAGATTTTCTTAGCAGAATTAGCGCAAAATTTAGATTTCACGACCTTAGATTATATTGTTCTCGGTCATATCAATCCTAACCGTAGAGCTACTTTAAAGGTTTTACTCTCCCTAGCGCCGCAAGTGACGTTAATTTGTTCTCGTCCGGCTGCAAATGCGCTAAAAACAGCTTTTCCTGAATGGGAATCACGTATTCAATCTGTACGCTCAGAAGATACTCTCGATTTAGGCCAGGGACATCTTTTATCATTTATCAGTGTTCCTACTCCCCGTTGGGCTGATGGGCTTTGTATTTACGATTCTGCAACTAAAATTCTCTACACTGACAAGTTTTTTGGGGCCCATATTTGTGAGGATGCTTTATTTGATGAAGATTGGAAAGCTTTAGACGCAGAACGTCGTTACTATTTTGATTGTCTTCATGCTCCCCAAGCTAAACAAGTAGAAGCTGCGTTAGATAAACTGGCAATTTTTGGTGCAAAATCTTACGCACCTGCACATGGCCCAGTTGTGCGTTACAGCCTCAGCCGTTTTACTTATGATTATCGCCAATGGTGTCAAGGTCAAAAGTCTCAAGAGTTAAGCGTCGCCTTACTTTACGCTTCTGCTTATGGGAATACAGCGATTTTGGCAAGTGCGATCGCTCAGGGTTTAATTGAAAATGGCATTAATGTCGAATCAATCAACTGTGAACTAGCAGATGCGGCGGAAATTACTCGCGTTGTCGAAGCTTGTGATGGCTTAATTATCGGTTCGCCTACTTTAGGCGGTCATGCACCAACCCAAATTCAAACTGCTTTAGGAATAGTCCTCGCAGCGGGAGCAAAAACTAAGTTAGCTGGGGTTTTTGGTTCCTACGGTTGGAGTGGCGAGGCGATTGATTTAATCGAAAGTAAGCTTAAAGATGCCAATTATGGTTTAGGGTTTGAGACAATTCGAGTTCGCTTTAGCCCCACTCCCTATGTTTTACAGCAGTGTCAAGATGCAGGTGCTACTTTTGCCCAAACCTTAAAGAAAACCAAGAAACTGCGTACTTCTCGCCAAGTAGTAACAGAAGCGCAAGTAGACCGCACTGAACAAGCAGTAGGCAGAATTATCGGTTCTTTGTGCGTCGTTACAACTCGCGATCGCGATAATCACAAAGGTATCTTAACTTCTTGGATATCTCAGGCAACTTTTAACCCACCAGGAATTATGATTGCGATCGCTCAAGAGCAAAATGTTGATTTAATGCGCCATCCTGGTGACAAATTTGTGCTGAATATCCTTAAAGAAGGCAGAAATGTCCGGCGCTATTTTTCTCGTAACAGCAGTTTAGGCGAAAATCCCTTTGCAAATCTTCCTACCCAAACCGCTGAAAATGGCTGCTTAATTTTAAATGAAGCTTTAGCTTATTTAGAATGTACAGTCCAAAATCAGCTAGAATGCGGCGACAGATATTTAATTTATGCCGTAGTTAATCGTGGAGAAGTCTTAGAGAACGATGGCTTCACTGCTATTGAACATCGAAATTCAGGTAGTCAATATTAA
- a CDS encoding phosphate-starvation-inducible PsiE family protein: protein MYQPVEKNSIPAYEINRGRILRTLEFIQDMIVISLCMGLFSFMVIQVRDMFFSLLPPLDFHVVTADILFLLILVELFRLLIIYLQEQRISIGVAVEVSIVSALREVIVKGVLEISSSQVLATCAFLLVLGVLLFLRVWLPPTFEGIDPEQEVSKRYQRLHKTELANSNGR from the coding sequence ATGTATCAGCCTGTTGAAAAGAACTCAATCCCCGCTTATGAAATCAATCGGGGGCGCATTCTGCGAACCTTGGAATTTATCCAAGACATGATTGTGATTTCCTTGTGCATGGGTTTATTTAGCTTCATGGTGATTCAAGTGAGAGATATGTTTTTCTCCTTGCTCCCTCCATTAGATTTCCATGTAGTCACAGCCGATATTCTGTTTTTACTGATCTTAGTTGAGTTATTCCGGCTGCTCATAATTTACCTCCAAGAACAACGCATTTCGATTGGTGTAGCCGTCGAAGTTTCCATTGTCTCAGCGTTAAGAGAAGTGATAGTCAAAGGCGTACTAGAAATTAGTTCCAGCCAAGTTTTAGCCACTTGTGCATTCTTACTCGTTTTGGGAGTACTACTTTTCTTACGAGTTTGGCTACCCCCAACATTTGAAGGCATCGATCCAGAACAAGAAGTATCTAAACGCTATCAACGCCTCCATAAAACAGAATTAGCAAACAGTAACGGACGATAG
- a CDS encoding zinc-dependent metalloprotease: protein MKYWIRKLVICIFLLYNWLLGTNYAAANQLANIDVPQFHAVTAVENIASADNIFIDHRREDARRFRDIVKATEKLDGLFTLYRSHEDGRIFWEIKSEQLNKNYLATVTLESGLGESGIYSGLPLADFLFYFRRVNNNLHFVVRNVKFRTEEGEPEQRSLARSFSDSVLYALPIDTIDPRNKNILINLNDLLMQDFPGLAPLLKYALQADYNLETSKSYLANINSFPDNLEIDSIYNFYAAEGANLVTLPDSRALSLKVHYSFSQLRENNGYIPRLADDRVGYFITAFQDFSHNNNHDPFVRYINRWHLELSDPNAPLSPPKKPIVFWIENAVPLEYRDAMREGVLMWNKAFAKAGFQNAIEVRQMPDDADWHPADVHYNTIRWFNSLDAGFAKGPMRVNPFTGEILDADIIVDANMVRSIQQEYRAYAESGNSKSKLDGCDVASFQRDSELCYGQEATNQAAIGALALSLLPDTTPSSEAMQKYVHQYLRSLIAHEVGHTLGLRHNFHGSTMLAPQELNNPEITHSKGLAGSVMDYLPVNIAPQGVEQGDYFPGVIGPYDEWAIEYGYKINPEATTDAILPEAEKSFLEKIALASPQPELSYATDEDIWDINPLANLWDMSSDVLVYSQWQMDNARVMWERLDQRYLSKGESYSNLRALFNRVLGYYFRNAALVSQYIGGQSFRRVHAGDETSWAFVPVSLDKQRQALANLQEYVFAEDAFNFSPQLLNQLAPSRWQHWGNPIPNDRLDYPLHDRILKFQSRVLRSLLDSARLSRLQDIELKTQPGESLSIPELFETLQTGIWKEVLTPTPAKPISSIRRSLQREYLNILLEMMLRNTNAPEDGRTLAWYELRQLQTAIDNRLKDFGENFDISTLAHLQVTSDRITKALK from the coding sequence ATGAAATACTGGATCAGGAAATTAGTAATCTGTATCTTTTTACTCTATAACTGGTTATTAGGAACTAATTACGCAGCCGCCAATCAACTTGCCAATATAGATGTGCCGCAATTCCATGCAGTGACAGCAGTGGAAAATATCGCCAGTGCTGACAATATTTTTATTGATCATAGAAGAGAAGATGCACGGCGATTTCGTGACATAGTCAAAGCTACAGAGAAATTAGACGGACTATTCACGCTTTATCGCAGTCATGAAGACGGTAGAATATTTTGGGAAATTAAGTCAGAACAACTCAATAAAAACTACTTAGCTACAGTAACTTTAGAATCAGGATTAGGGGAAAGTGGGATTTATAGTGGATTACCCTTAGCTGATTTTCTCTTCTACTTCCGGCGAGTTAACAACAATTTGCACTTCGTCGTGCGGAATGTGAAATTTCGTACAGAAGAAGGTGAACCAGAACAGCGATCGCTTGCGCGTTCTTTTAGTGATTCGGTTCTCTATGCATTGCCAATCGACACTATTGATCCGCGTAATAAAAATATCTTGATTAACCTGAACGACTTGCTAATGCAGGATTTTCCTGGTTTAGCTCCTCTGTTGAAATACGCTTTGCAAGCGGATTACAATTTAGAAACCAGCAAGTCTTATCTTGCTAATATTAATAGCTTTCCGGATAACCTCGAGATTGATTCAATTTATAATTTTTATGCAGCAGAAGGCGCAAATTTAGTTACTTTACCTGATAGCCGCGCACTTTCTTTAAAAGTACACTACAGTTTTTCCCAACTAAGAGAAAACAACGGTTATATTCCCAGACTTGCAGACGATCGCGTGGGATATTTTATTACGGCTTTCCAAGATTTTTCTCACAATAATAATCACGATCCATTTGTCCGTTATATCAATCGTTGGCATCTAGAACTATCAGATCCCAACGCACCTTTATCGCCACCGAAAAAGCCGATTGTATTTTGGATTGAAAATGCTGTACCGCTAGAATATCGTGACGCAATGCGCGAAGGCGTTCTCATGTGGAATAAAGCATTCGCCAAAGCGGGATTCCAAAATGCCATTGAAGTGCGACAAATGCCAGATGATGCTGATTGGCATCCTGCAGATGTGCATTACAACACTATTCGCTGGTTTAATTCTTTAGATGCAGGTTTTGCTAAAGGCCCGATGCGTGTTAACCCCTTTACCGGGGAAATACTGGACGCAGATATTATTGTAGATGCTAATATGGTGCGCTCTATTCAGCAAGAATATCGCGCCTATGCAGAGTCAGGGAATAGCAAAAGTAAATTAGATGGTTGTGATGTCGCCAGTTTTCAGCGAGATTCTGAACTCTGTTATGGGCAGGAAGCGACAAATCAAGCTGCTATCGGGGCGCTGGCGTTGTCATTGTTGCCTGATACAACACCCAGCAGTGAAGCGATGCAGAAATATGTGCATCAATATTTGCGTTCTCTGATTGCCCATGAAGTAGGACATACTCTGGGTTTACGCCACAATTTTCACGGCAGCACCATGTTAGCGCCCCAAGAATTAAATAATCCCGAAATTACCCATAGCAAGGGTTTAGCGGGTTCGGTGATGGATTATTTACCCGTGAATATCGCACCCCAGGGCGTAGAACAAGGTGATTATTTCCCTGGGGTGATTGGCCCTTATGATGAATGGGCTATTGAGTATGGTTATAAAATCAACCCAGAAGCTACAACTGATGCAATCCTACCAGAAGCCGAGAAAAGCTTTTTAGAAAAGATTGCTTTAGCATCGCCGCAGCCAGAATTGTCCTACGCGACTGATGAAGATATTTGGGATATCAACCCCCTAGCAAACCTCTGGGATATGAGTAGTGATGTGCTGGTTTATTCCCAGTGGCAAATGGATAATGCCCGTGTGATGTGGGAACGCCTCGATCAGCGTTATCTATCAAAAGGAGAAAGCTATAGTAATCTGCGTGCGTTATTTAATCGTGTCCTCGGCTACTATTTTCGTAACGCCGCCTTAGTTTCTCAATATATTGGTGGGCAATCATTCCGCCGTGTTCATGCAGGTGATGAAACTTCCTGGGCTTTTGTACCAGTTTCTTTGGATAAACAACGTCAAGCTTTAGCGAATTTGCAAGAATATGTATTTGCTGAGGATGCTTTTAACTTCTCACCACAATTACTCAATCAACTAGCACCATCACGCTGGCAACATTGGGGAAATCCCATACCGAACGATCGCCTGGATTATCCCCTACACGATCGCATTTTAAAATTCCAAAGTCGAGTATTGCGATCGCTCTTAGATAGCGCTCGCCTCAGTCGCCTCCAAGATATAGAATTAAAAACGCAGCCAGGAGAATCTCTATCCATCCCAGAACTGTTTGAAACCCTACAAACAGGCATCTGGAAAGAAGTTTTAACTCCCACCCCAGCAAAGCCAATTTCTAGCATTCGCCGTTCACTGCAACGGGAATATCTCAATATATTGCTAGAAATGATGCTGCGGAATACCAATGCACCAGAAGACGGACGCACACTCGCTTGGTATGAATTGCGTCAACTGCAAACAGCGATTGACAACAGGCTGAAAGACTTTGGCGAAAACTTTGATATTTCCACACTAGCCCATTTGCAAGTGACGAGCGATCGCATCACCAAAGCATTGAAATAG